The following proteins are co-located in the Tetrapisispora phaffii CBS 4417 chromosome 4, complete genome genome:
- the EPL1 gene encoding Epl1p (similar to Saccharomyces cerevisiae EPL1 (YFL024C); ancestral locus Anc_8.47), whose translation MSTRSARSNSNTADGSGSSRFRHRKISIKQRLRIYKPSDLKNLDKQELQQRDVVEIETGVEKHEEKEVHLHRILLKNNAGIINSQKKEYIPTPDASHKWDEFNKFYTGKFNYPKSYIQFSATVEDCCSNSYLMDEIDDAFLNDSINKNISDSSSDKKSKLTEDEFEILCTSFELAIHERQPFLSVDPENILSFEELKPTLMKTDIGDINIKNGLSKEINLNKNEKFVTEFDIHYENEPRPIENLLDLYGEQVYNHWKSRKITSEGAEIFPQLKFERRGEKDDSNPYVCFRRRDVRLPRKTRRVDIVNTQKLRLLLQALRNTKELASLVAKREHTLLNLFDKETKVFEDRCNIKKLKRKFNIVGDEEDLINHKRKRVNISKKLKKDSPSSDASTKKTNKSRLTKEELEEMFKSGQKLTKSQLYQLQQFQNPKDANATIGPLSSKLPKQQITQQQLQQQQKQLLQQQLLQQQQEQVSNVYVKLPTSKVPDIVLEDVEDLLSNKERNARKFVLDRMEKRNMDDKNLFFNLTDDPYNPVFDVTLPKGVDLDTAPFASIALSKFQIDRAYYVPHMEEYFKGTSKHVTAFNKNGEIIQNANPKYKQLEIYNSFKSKNEILSKEHPVKFRRRIGRNGVMYIDCKPNVSVVANDNKLSEFFDFDKLEEENNSREPIDIYDSQMDAATRLYGKWKYDSPRHEYGLNFYEEPPRLNQISNDTQTIRFGTMLGSKAYDQLRDITSKYRKEYFTRISQQRLNAQNHIQTQQQTPNGNGDHNSDSKILNSQMETKTKIGNTTSQLLNKSNDSQLSKSQPNIVPVAQQKSS comes from the coding sequence ATGAGTACAAGATCAGCTAGATCAAATTCAAACACTGCCGATGGTAGTGGTTCATCTAGATTTAGACATAGGAAAATTTCTATTAAACAACGTTTAAGGATCTATAAACCAAgtgatttaaaaaatttagataaaCAAGAGTTACAACAAAGAGATGTCGTTGAGATCGAAACTGGTGTTGAAAAAcatgaagaaaaagaagttCATTTACATagaattttattgaaaaataatgcaGGTATAATAAATTCTCAGAAGAAAGAATATATTCCAACTCCCGATGCTTCGCATAAATGggatgaatttaataagttCTATACTggtaaatttaattatccaaaaagttatattcaattttctGCTACTGTAGAAGATTGTTGTTCTAATTCTTATTTAATGGATGAAATCGATGATGCctttttaaatgattcgataaataaaaatatatcagattcttcatcagataaaaaatcaaaattaactgaagatgaatttgaaatattatgtacATCTTTTGAATTAGCAATTCATGAAAGGCAACCTTTCTTAAGTGTTGACcctgaaaatattttgtcatttgaagaattaaagCCAACTTTAATGAAAACAGATATTGGcgatattaatatcaaaaatggCTTAagtaaagaaattaatttaaataaaaatgaaaaatttgttaCAGAATTTGATATTCATTATGAAAACGAACCAAGACCAATAGAAAATTTACTAGATCTTTACGGTGAACAAGTCTATAATCATTGGAAAAGTCGTAAAATTACTTCAGAAGGTGCAGAAATTTTTCCTCAATTGAAGTTTGAGAGACGTGGTGAAAAAGATGATTCTAATCCATATGTATGTTTTAGAAGACGTGACGTAAGGTTACCTAGAAAGACTAGAAGAGTCGATATTGTAAATACACAAAAGTTAAGATTACTGTTACAGGCGTTAAGAAACACAAAGGAACTAGCTTCGTTAGTAGCTAAAAGAGAACATactttattgaatttatttgataaagaaacaaaagTATTCGAGGATAGATGTAACATTAAGAAGTTGAAACGTAAATTCAATATCGTTggtgatgaagaagatttaattaatcACAAGAGAAAACGTGTaaatatttccaaaaaattgaaaaaagacTCTCCATCTTCAGATGCATCAACTAAAAAGACTAATAAATCAAGGCTAACCAAAGAAGAGTTAGAAGAGATGTTCAAAAGTGGTCAAAAACTTACAAAGTCTCAATTGTACCAATTACAACAATTTCAGAATCCCAAAGATGCCAATGCAACCATTGGTCCATTATCCAGCAAACTTCCAAAACAACAAATTACACAACAACAATTGCAACAGCAACAAAAACAACTATTACAACAGCAACTActtcaacaacaacaagaaCAAGTTTCAAATGTTTATGTGAAGTTGCCTACATCAAAGGTTCCTGATATTGTTCTAGAAGACGTCGAAGATTTGTTATCAAACAAAGAGAGAAATGCTAGAAAATTCGTTCTTGATAGAATGGAAAAAAGGAATATGgatgataaaaatttattctttaatCTAACCGACGACCCATATAATCCTGTTTTTGATGTAACTCTACCAAAAGGTGTCGATCTTGATACGGCTCCATTTGCATCAATAGCATTATCTAAGTTTCAAATCGATCGTGCTTATTATGTGCCACACATGGaggaatattttaaaggtACATCTAAACATGTCACTGCATTCAACAAAAATGGAGAAATCATCCAAAATGCGAATCCTAAATATAAACAGTTGgaaatttataattcttttaaatcgaagaatgaaattttatctAAAGAACATCCTGTTAAATTCAGAAGACGTATTGGTCGTAATGGTGTTATGTATATCGATTGTAAACCAAATGTATCAGTGGTAGCTAATGATAACAAATTATCTGAATTTTTCGATTTTGATAagttagaagaagaaaacaattcTAGGGAAccaattgatatatatgaCTCTCAAATGGATGCAGCTACTAGATTGTACGGTAAATGGAAATATGATTCTCCGAGACACGAATATGGCTTGAATTTCTATGAAGAACCTCCAAGATTGAACCAAATATCTAATGACACTCAAACAATTAGATTTGGTACTATGCTTGGCAGCAAAGCATACGATCAACTACGTGATATCACTTCTAAATATCGTAAAGAGTATTTTACGAGAATATCTCAACAACGGTTGAACGCTCAAAATCATATACAAACTCAACAGCAAACTCCCAATGGAAATGGTGATCACAACTCTGACTCTAAAATCCTAAATTCTCAAATGGAGACAAAAACTAAAATTGGAAACACCACCTCacaattattaaacaaatcCAATGACTCTCAATTGTCAAAATCACAGCCTAACATTGTTCCTGTTGCACAACAAAAATCCTCATGA
- the OSW2 gene encoding Osw2p (similar to Saccharomyces cerevisiae OSW2 (YLR054C); ancestral locus Anc_8.50), translating into MSIDQLTCLIGMNNYNNFTDFIFLLFLFLLTSIYFIQIVGETPSIQFIAWRLSLGNVFIKLVSQYVSIDGLISWKSTRLGANFFTPNIFAKTIEEVKEKTSMQNDSENKKYKSDIIVISGTSLDSFEKNCVELQPFCHPNTIVIVCSDFGVDLESTAKTIFKNNCKFVLSIYCAAECRQLSLGSFALINDQDCYFYIGNTTIKNDIIETDCEPTAVLNLCENFYDDPIMLRFCKIITESKWVIVDFIKDSRKMSAIVWKHIIPKICLNILCIIYDKFEYNELLQNNSTKAIFEDLVDELMLISYKQCQIRIEEFFDPNKNVINYNNIITYSNKKRQEICDTTSNEYPEYLSLPFELYCFYHKLEFPAHILLYQPIILGKKYNVSFSNLNFLYSFYSQLLNLSGFSIFGGLSEQKTYFFHNLKGRLELENDRGSLNVTNYSKSEKKKKHKKHKKKGNKSSTSIGNNVINASQDPMVESVNDLIQSDMALGSSKLPMNSDLTGNDFTNDALFSPGFEDVFLNLRSSLNSTGLIRVDPDLSKTEIKKTSQFNEEVVSYMDSETETSSSESDSQGTNNLHSKKNSKINVKDADNSYSSDESSDIVVLENLSINQNKYKKYSESLVDFFETPKLFKKFKTRVHSNYNGNYCNNQKTSKSETTLMDNRPYSTSCLEFKSKNYSNVISNDLLELHSQMLKLEIQNSSIDNKEKRKQYANLELKLWKLQRRFHEFNGTISKYQTEPLEELLNHIDILNKGNTGDILNWTTCRYGEVDFYKNIRQDKEEIMNLFKDGVNGNKNLKTSILPN; encoded by the coding sequence ATGTCAATTGATCAACTGACATGTCTAATAGGTATGaacaattacaataatTTTACAGATTTTATCttccttctttttctttttttactaacttctatttattttattcaaatagtTGGCGAAACACCTTCAATACAGTTCATCGCTTGGCGATTAAGTCTGGGAAATGTATTCATTAAATTGGTTTCACAGTATGTTTCTATTGACGGTTTAATATCATGGAAATCAACTAGACTTGGTGCTAACTTCTTTACTCCAAATATATTCGCAAAGACAATTGAAGAGGTTAAGGAGAAAACTTCAATGCAAAATGATtcagaaaataaaaaatataaatcagATATAATCGTTATATCAGGAACTTCATTAGATTCATTCGAAAAAAACTGTGTTGAGTTGCAACCATTTTGCCATCCAAATACAATTGTAATTGTTTGTTCAGATTTTGGTGTAGATTTGGAGAGTACTGCAAAaacaatattcaaaaataattgtaaatttgttttatcaatatattgtGCAGCTGAATGTCGACAATTGTCATTGGGATCATTTGCTTTGATAAATGATCAagattgttatttttatatagGTAACACgacaattaaaaatgatataattgaGACTGACTGTGAACCTACGGCAGTGTTGAATTTGTGTGAAAACTTTTATGACGATCCTATTATGTTAAGATTTTGCAAGATTATAACCGAAAGTAAATGGGTAATAGTCGATTTTATCAAAGATTCGAGGAAAATGTCAGCGATTGTATGGAAACATATTATTCCaaaaatttgtttaaatattctttgCATTATATATGATAAATTTGAGTATAATGAGCTGTTACAAAATAACTCAACAAAAGCCATTTTTGAAGATCTAGTTGATGAATTGATGTTAATTTCGTATAAACAATGTCAAATaagaattgaagaattttttgatCCTAACAAAAACGTTATAAACTATAATAACATCATTacatattcaaataaaaaaagacaAGAAATTTGCGACACCACATCAAATGAATATCCAGAATATCTTTCATTACCTTTCGAactttattgtttttacCATAAATTGGAATTTCCAGCTCATATTCTACTTTATCAACCTATAATTCttggaaaaaaatataatgtatcattttcaaatttgaatttccTTTATAGTTTCTATTCACAACTTTTGAATCTAAGTggtttttctatttttggTGGTCTTTCTGAACAAAAGACATATTTTTTCCATAACCTAAAGGGACGTTTAGAACTTGAAAATGACAGAGGCAGTTTGAACGTCACAAATTATTCCAAGtcagaaaaaaaaaagaagcaTAAAAAACATAAGAAGAAAGGAAATAAATCATCAACTAGTATTGGTAATAATGTGATAAATGCTAGTCAAGATCCAATGGTGGAAAGTgtaaatgatttaattcaAAGTGATATGGCACTTGGGAGTTCAAAATTGCCTATGAACTCGGATCTTACAGGAAATGATTTTACTAATGATGCACTATTTTCACCAGGATTCGAGGATGTCTTCTTGAACTTAAGAAGTAGTCTAAATTCAACAGGTCTCATACGTGTCGATCCTGATTTGTCAAAGACAGAGATCAAGAAAACGTCCCaatttaatgaagaagTTGTCTCATATATGGATTCAGAAACAGAAACATCTTCAAGTGAATCTGACAGTCAAGGTACAAATAACCTTCATAGTAAAAAGAATTCTAAAATAAACGTGAAGGATGCCGATAATTCATATAGTTCAGATGAGAGTTCAGATATTGTAGTTTTGGAAAACTTGTcgataaatcaaaataaatacaagAAGTATTCAGAAAGCTTGGTGGATTTCTTTGAGACaccaaaattatttaaaaaatttaaaacaagaGTACACAGTAATTATAATGGAAATTATTgtaataatcaaaaaacTTCAAAGTCTGAAACTACTTTGATGGACAATAGACCCTATTCTACATCTTGTTTGGAATTCAAAAGTAAAAATTACTCTAATGTTATATCAAATGACCTACTGGAGTTACATAGTCAAATGTTGAAATTGGAAATCCAAAATAGCAGCATTGacaacaaagaaaaaagaaaacaatatgCCAATCTTGAGTTAAAACTTTGGAAACTTCAACGTCGTTTTCATGAATTTAATGGAACAATAAGTAAGTATCAAACCGAACCTCTTGAGGAACTTTTAAATCATATTGacattttgaataaagGTAATACTggtgatattttaaattggACTACATGTAGATATGGTGAGGTTGATTTCTACAAAAATATTCGACAAGATAAAGAAGAGATTATGAATCTTTTTAAGGATGGTGTTAATGGGaacaaaaatttgaaaacaaGTATTCTACCAAATTGA